The Prochlorococcus sp. MIT 1341 genomic interval CTAGATTGATTGCTTTCAGCTTTTTGCTGACTGTCATATTCGATCAATGCTTTCTGTAGCTTGACGTTGATTGGCACTACTCTCAAGTCTTTTTTGCTGATTACATTTCTATGTCTCGTATTGGCGTCCTCTTGCTGAACCTCGGAGGCCCAGAGCGAATTGAGGATGTCGGACCATTTTTGTTCAATTTGTTTTCTGATCCTGAAATTATTCGGCTACCAAATCCTTCTTTGCAGAAACCCCTTGCCTGGTTTATAAGTTATCTAAGGACGGGTAAATCTCAACAGGCTTATAGGGCTATTGGTGGAGGTTCTCCAATTCGGAGGATTACTGAACAACAAGCAAGAGAGTTACAAAGCCAATTAAGGCAAAGAGGTATTAATGCGACGATTTATGTGGCGATGCGTTACTGGCATCCTTTTACTGAATCAGCAGTTTCTGACCTTAAGGCCGATGGCATTAGTCAGGTAGTAGTACTTCCTCTTTATCCGCATTTTTCGTTAAGTACAAGTGGTTCAAGTTTTCGTGAACTAAACAGGTTGAGGGACATTGACCCTGCCTTTCAATTATTGCCAATTCGCTGCATAAGAAGCTGGTATGACAACCCTGGTTATGTTTCTTCGATGGCAGAGTTAATCGCTGAAAAGATAAAACTTTGTGAGGAGCCTTCTTTGGCACATATTTTCTTTAGTGCACATGGTATTCCTAAAAGTTATATAGAAGAGGCTGGTGACCCCTACCAAAAGGAAATAGAAGGTTCTACTAATTTGATTATGCAAGAGCTTGAGAAGATGTTGGGTTATTCGAATAAATACACCTTGGCTTATCAAAGTAGAGTAGGTCCAGAAGAATGGATTAAGCCATATACAGATGAAGTCCTTAAGGAACTAGGCTCAGCAAAGACGCATGATTTAGTTGTTGTTCCAATTAGCTTTGTAAGTGAACATATTGAGACACTTCAGGAAATTGATATTGAATATCGAGAACTAGCTGCTCAATCAGGTGTAGTTAACTTTCATAGGGTTAGAGCGCTAGACACTTATCCAGCTTTTATATCTGCACTTGCAGATATTGTGATCGCCAGTTTAGAAGGTCCTGAAATTGCACTTGATGATGCTTCCAGTCTCTCAAAGAAAATAAAGTTGTACCCTCAGGAAAAATGGCAGTGGGGGTGGAACAACAGCTCTGAAGTATGGAATGGGAGAGTGGCAATGCTTGTATTTTTTGCGTTTTTAATAGAACTTGCTTCGGGAAAGGGATTACTCCATTATTTAGGGATCTTGTGATTTTTGCTTCCATTAAGAAAATTCTGGGAATGCTTGGCTTTAGTCGCGAAGTGAGAAAATCAGGCTCAATTTGAATTTAATTGGTAAATCTTCTTTGCCTCTTGGTATTTGGCGCCTAATCTTAAAAAATAAATCCTTTCTCGCTTTTGTAGTGACTCTGACCTCATCTATTGGGAATCTGCGAAAACGTGATCACCAAGAATCTCGCAGAATTACTGGTGCTGAAGCCTTGATGGATTCTTTGCGTAGGCATAGTGTTCAGGTTGTTTTTGGTTACCCAGGAGGAGCAATTCTTCCTATCTATGACGCAGTGCATCATGCAGAGAAGGAAGGATGGCTTAAACATGTGCTTGTAAGACATGAGCAGGGTGGTACCCATGCTGCTGATGGCTATGCGAGGGCTACAGGAAAGGTTGGAGTGTGTTTTGGCACTTCTGGCCCTGGTGCGACCAATTTGGTTACAGGGATAGCGACTGCTCAAATGGACTCTGTTCCAATGGTTGTCGTAACTGGACAAGTCCCTCGACCTTCTATTGGAACAGATGCCTTTCAGGAGACTGATATTTTTGGAATTACTCTTCCGATTGTTAAGCATTCATGGGTAGTTCGCGACCCTTCTGATCTAGCAACTGTTGTTGCACAGGCTTTTTATATTGCCTCTACTGGTAGACCAGGACCTGTCTTGATTGATATACCTAAGGATGTAGGTCAGGAGTTGTTTGATTACATTCCTGTTGAACCTGGAACTATTATCCCTAGAGGATTCAAACTTTCACCTGAACCTTCAGATTCATCTATTGAGGAAGCCTTAGATCTAATAAATCGAGCTGAGCGTCCACTTTTATATGTAGGTGGTGGAGTTATATCTGCT includes:
- the hemH gene encoding ferrochelatase, with amino-acid sequence MSRIGVLLLNLGGPERIEDVGPFLFNLFSDPEIIRLPNPSLQKPLAWFISYLRTGKSQQAYRAIGGGSPIRRITEQQARELQSQLRQRGINATIYVAMRYWHPFTESAVSDLKADGISQVVVLPLYPHFSLSTSGSSFRELNRLRDIDPAFQLLPIRCIRSWYDNPGYVSSMAELIAEKIKLCEEPSLAHIFFSAHGIPKSYIEEAGDPYQKEIEGSTNLIMQELEKMLGYSNKYTLAYQSRVGPEEWIKPYTDEVLKELGSAKTHDLVVVPISFVSEHIETLQEIDIEYRELAAQSGVVNFHRVRALDTYPAFISALADIVIASLEGPEIALDDASSLSKKIKLYPQEKWQWGWNNSSEVWNGRVAMLVFFAFLIELASGKGLLHYLGIL